In a genomic window of Saccharothrix sp. HUAS TT1:
- a CDS encoding ribonuclease domain-containing protein: MPPKKRKPAAGKPDAGKPNKPANTAPKTPAQPGLAKTKGANPQQQKPKVLTPQQRVAKLRTDADVLMKSVFGASVERDDDGDGLITNSVIDEIAFDRDEVRRLAVALAEEVEDIRDSLQNNPVKLAAEEVRIQGLMANLRDQLATSRRPVARLAGIKQYAAGFRGGIVVETDPLTADLWGLASGEIVKPRPVALLDNHMPDSRLVNVDLFVDAIKGRLLDVDSIITTLNGRPGVPQVNKIPNDLFAAMGRENPGTTALLRALRSGLALEPDPTALKTLLAAADVPTEVPKLLSAATAVGAVLLDVLTACRATAPPGQPAPHGPAALKGNTELAGKLLKTIADSGQDADFFLTGAGGQSLANLRYATVSGDPVWGGATVATSAVRFGPVGHPVLFAQITAIAEPLPPLDQHTLPPLPPGVVRDRYVGGMQFNNSGGAMILPVVDNTTNAQIHYREYDIRPFTFTYERGGERVVVGSDGNQYYTDDHYKTFRRIA, from the coding sequence ATGCCGCCGAAGAAGCGCAAGCCGGCCGCGGGGAAACCCGACGCGGGCAAGCCGAACAAGCCGGCCAACACCGCGCCGAAGACCCCGGCCCAGCCGGGTCTGGCCAAGACCAAGGGGGCGAACCCGCAGCAGCAGAAGCCGAAGGTGCTGACCCCCCAGCAGCGGGTGGCCAAGCTGAGGACCGATGCCGACGTGCTGATGAAGTCGGTGTTCGGCGCGAGCGTCGAACGCGACGACGACGGCGACGGCCTGATCACCAACAGCGTGATCGACGAGATCGCGTTCGACCGCGACGAGGTGCGCCGGTTGGCGGTGGCGCTCGCCGAGGAGGTCGAAGACATCAGGGACAGCCTCCAGAACAACCCGGTCAAGCTGGCGGCCGAGGAAGTCCGCATCCAAGGCCTGATGGCGAACCTCCGAGACCAGCTGGCCACCTCGCGTCGGCCGGTCGCCCGGTTGGCGGGGATCAAGCAGTACGCCGCGGGTTTCCGCGGCGGGATCGTCGTGGAGACCGACCCCCTCACCGCCGACCTCTGGGGGTTGGCGAGCGGCGAGATCGTCAAACCGAGACCGGTGGCGCTGCTCGACAACCACATGCCCGACAGCCGGCTCGTCAACGTCGACCTGTTCGTCGACGCGATCAAGGGCCGGCTGCTGGACGTCGACAGCATCATCACCACCCTCAACGGGCGTCCCGGCGTCCCGCAGGTGAACAAGATCCCGAACGACCTGTTCGCCGCCATGGGCCGGGAGAACCCGGGCACCACCGCGCTGCTGAGGGCACTGCGGAGCGGCCTCGCGCTGGAACCCGATCCGACCGCGCTGAAGACCCTGCTGGCCGCCGCCGACGTGCCCACCGAAGTGCCGAAGCTGTTGTCGGCGGCCACGGCCGTGGGCGCCGTGCTGCTCGACGTGCTCACCGCGTGCCGCGCGACCGCGCCGCCGGGCCAACCCGCCCCGCACGGTCCGGCCGCTCTGAAGGGCAACACGGAACTGGCGGGCAAGCTGCTCAAGACGATCGCCGACTCGGGGCAGGACGCCGACTTCTTCCTCACCGGAGCCGGTGGTCAGTCCTTGGCCAACCTCAGGTACGCGACCGTGTCCGGAGATCCGGTGTGGGGCGGGGCGACCGTGGCGACGAGCGCCGTGCGCTTCGGCCCGGTGGGCCACCCGGTGCTCTTCGCGCAGATCACCGCCATCGCCGAACCGCTGCCGCCGCTGGACCAGCACACGCTCCCGCCGCTGCCCCCCGGTGTCGTCCGTGATCGCTACGTCGGCGGGATGCAGTTCAACAACAGCGGCGGCGCCATGATCCTCCCGGTGGTCGACAACACCACCAACGCGCAGATCCACTACCGGGAGTACGACATCCGGCCGTTCACCTTCACGTACGAGCGGGGTGGCGAGCGGGTGGTGGTCGGCTCCGACGGCAACCAGTACTACACCGATGACCACTACAAGACCTTCAGGAGAATCGCATGA
- a CDS encoding barstar family protein, translated as MSGLADLLRAGPPSFHLTDASHAVLGRSTVELSLERRTAAVRRIRGTRCRTARGLFDELAAALQFPAHFGGNWNALRDVLSDLSWLPAEAYLLVVEDADDLLADEADEVLAAGLGVLASSAESAAPVPFRFVLQAPPTGRVARTLTANGAAFTTAALP; from the coding sequence ATGAGCGGGCTCGCCGACCTCCTCCGCGCCGGACCGCCGTCGTTCCACCTGACCGACGCGAGCCACGCCGTCCTCGGCAGGTCCACCGTCGAGCTGTCCCTGGAGCGGCGGACCGCGGCGGTCCGCCGGATCAGGGGAACCCGGTGCCGGACCGCGAGGGGGCTGTTCGACGAGCTGGCGGCAGCGCTGCAGTTCCCCGCGCACTTCGGCGGCAACTGGAACGCGCTGCGCGACGTGCTGTCGGACCTGAGCTGGCTGCCGGCCGAGGCGTACCTGCTGGTGGTCGAGGACGCCGACGACCTGCTCGCGGACGAAGCGGACGAGGTCCTGGCCGCGGGCCTCGGTGTGCTGGCGTCGTCGGCGGAGTCGGCGGCGCCCGTGCCGTTCCGGTTCGTCCTGCAGGCCCCGCCCACCGGCCGCGTCGCCCGGACCCTGACCGCCAACGGCGCCGCCTTCACCACCGCCGCCCTCCCCTGA